The following are from one region of the Juglans regia cultivar Chandler chromosome 10, Walnut 2.0, whole genome shotgun sequence genome:
- the LOC109020871 gene encoding 12-oxophytodienoate reductase 3, whose protein sequence is MAENSASQDSSLFSPYRMGKFSLSHRVVLAPMTRCRALNGIPRPALAEYYAQRTTNGGFLITEGTLVSNTAAGFPHVPGIYSEEQVEAWKKVVDAVHKKGGIIFCQLWHVGRASHPVYQPGGAPPISSTSKPISSRWRILKPDGSYSTYPEPRALEAYEIQDVVEHYRKAALNAIRAGFDGIEIHGAHGYLIDQFLKNGINDRTDEYGGSIANRCKFLMQVVQAVVGAIGAERVAVRISPAIDHLDATDSDPLGLGLEVIGRLNKLQVDLGSRLTYLHVTQPRYTAYGQAESGRPGSEEEEAQLMRAFRKAYRGTFICSGGFTRELGMEAVAQDDADLVSYGRLFISNPDLVLKFKINAPLTKYNRKTFYTQDPVVGYTDYPFLNGESASQEPLSRL, encoded by the exons ATGGCGGAAAATTCAGCATCACAAGATAGCAGCCTCTTCTCTCCTTACAGGATGGGCaagttctccctctctcacag GGTGGTGCTTGCGCCCATGACGAGGTGCAGAGCGTTGAATGGAATTCCACGGCCAGCACTTGCGGAGTACTACGCCCAAAGAACAACCAACGGCGGCTTTCTCATCACCGAAGGCACTCTGGTCTCCAACACAGCCGCCGG ATTCCCTCATGTTCCTGGGATATATTCCGAAGAACAGGTGGAGGCATGGAAGAAGGTGGTGGATGCAGTTCATAAAAAAGGTGGCATCATTTTCTGCCAGTTGTGGCATGTTGGCCGTGCATCTCATCCAG TTTATCAACCTGGGGGGGCTCCTCCAATTTCATCAACGAGCAAGCCCATATCAAGTAGGTGGAGAATTCTCAAGCCAGATGGATCCTACAGCACATACCCGGAGCCAAGAGCCCTGGAAGCATATGAAATACAGGATGTGGTGGAACATTATCGCAAGGCAGCCTTGAATGCCATTCGTGCAG GTTTTGATGGAATTGAGATTCATGGGGCGCATGGGTACCTCATTGACCAATTTTTGAAGAATGGTATCAACGATCGTACTGACGAGTATGGCGGATCAATTGCAAATAGGTGTAAATTCTTAATGCAGGTGGTTCAAGCAGTAGTAGGAGCCATTGGTGCAGAACGAGTTGCTGTTAGAATTTCTCCAGCAATTGATCACCTTGATGCCACAGACTCTGACCCACTTGGCCTAGGCTTGGAAGTGATCGGTAGACTCAACAAGCTCCAAGTAGACCTGGGCTCAAGACTCACTTATCTCCATGTGACTCAGCCTCGATACACTGCTTATGGCCAAGCAGAATCAGGCAGACCAGGCAGTGAAGAAGAGGAAGCTCAGTTGATGAGGGCCTTTAGAAAAGCTTATCGGGGAACATTTATCTGTAGTGGTGGCTTTACTCGGGAGCTAGGAATGGAAGCTGTAGCGCAAGATGATGCTGATTTGGTATCCTATGGTCGCCTTTTTATCTCGAACCCAGACTTGGTCTTGAAGTTTAAGATCAATGCGCCCCTAACAAAGTATAATAGAAAAACTTTCTACACCCAGGATCCTGTTGTTGGGTACACAGATTACCCATTTCTGAACGGGGAAAGTGCTAGCCAAGAGCCATTGTCCCGCCTCTGA